The following proteins are co-located in the Triticum aestivum cultivar Chinese Spring chromosome 1A, IWGSC CS RefSeq v2.1, whole genome shotgun sequence genome:
- the LOC123135558 gene encoding uncharacterized protein isoform X2, with the protein MHELLGPSSAHVAVPASAPLVDTSIMYAMTEDALPATLAIGVEGATAGVHARSSAMYTPIRNKRLSVSNVHESPDMAPAPLVIHPDAYLVPDPDYGYSPFEVELVQVQYPDHICDEFYENAMLLSCSDGLGRVWFESVRPTPLKLDGNKMKNQYSLNGEMGYNGMEAWVRGFNEREIMMMESVGLPLWRGIVSPDVSLHLENPYTREAMVTLRALLSSQNIGFQLRLCRMIMAPISITREWCMYVFDMKLKRLNVLDPVYTEHTKHQYRDKHSSIICNMLNGLKHVGAMLADGWNMDISD; encoded by the exons ATGCACGAGCTCCTTGGCCCATCTTCTGCACATGTAGCTGTACCGGCATCGGCTCCTCTTGTTGACACGTCGATTATGTACGCGATGACTGAAG ATGCTCTGCCAGCAACACTTGCTATTGGAGTGGAAGGAGCTACAGCTGGTGTTCATGCAAGATCGTCCGCTATGTACACTCCAATTAGAAACAAGAGGCTTTCTGTGTCTAACGTGCATGAAAGCCCAGATATGGCTCCTGCTCCTTTGG TCATTCATCCAGATGCTTATCTTGTGCCGGACCCTGACTATGGGTACTCACCTTTCGAGGTAGAGCTGGTACAAGTCCAGTACCCTGATCACATATGTGATGAATTCTACGAGAATGCCATGTTGCTATCTTGCTCTGATGGACTTGGGAG GGTTTGGTTTGAAAGCGTTCGGCCAACTCCGTTGAAGCTAGATGGTAACAAAATGAAGAACCAATACAGTTTGAATGGAGAGATGGGTTACAATGGTATGGAGGCATGGGTTCGTGGCTTCAATGAGAGGGAGATTATGATGATGGAGAGTGTTGGCCTTCCTCTATGGAGGGGGATTGTATCGCCTGATGTGTCA CTGCACCTTGAGAATCCATACACTCGCGAGGCTATGGTAACTTTGCGTGCTTTACTGTCTTCCCAGAACATTGGATTTCAGCTGAGGCTATGCAGGATG ATCATGGCTCCTATATCAATCACTAGGGAGTGGTGCATGTACGTCTTTGACATGAAGCTCAAAAGACTCAACGTGCTTGATCCAGTTTATACAGAGCACACCAAGCATCAGTACAGAGACAAGCATTCATCCATAATTTGCAACATGCTTAATGGTTTGAAGCATGTTGGGGCTATGCTTGCTGACGGGTGGAACATGGATATCTCGGATTAG
- the LOC123135558 gene encoding uncharacterized protein isoform X1: protein MHELLGPSSAHVAVPASAPLVDTSIMYAMTEDALPATLAIGVEGATAGVHARSSAMYTPIRNKRLSVSNVHESPDMAPAPLAVIHPDAYLVPDPDYGYSPFEVELVQVQYPDHICDEFYENAMLLSCSDGLGRVWFESVRPTPLKLDGNKMKNQYSLNGEMGYNGMEAWVRGFNEREIMMMESVGLPLWRGIVSPDVSLHLENPYTREAMVTLRALLSSQNIGFQLRLCRMIMAPISITREWCMYVFDMKLKRLNVLDPVYTEHTKHQYRDKHSSIICNMLNGLKHVGAMLADGWNMDISD from the exons ATGCACGAGCTCCTTGGCCCATCTTCTGCACATGTAGCTGTACCGGCATCGGCTCCTCTTGTTGACACGTCGATTATGTACGCGATGACTGAAG ATGCTCTGCCAGCAACACTTGCTATTGGAGTGGAAGGAGCTACAGCTGGTGTTCATGCAAGATCGTCCGCTATGTACACTCCAATTAGAAACAAGAGGCTTTCTGTGTCTAACGTGCATGAAAGCCCAGATATGGCTCCTGCTCCTTTGG CAGTCATTCATCCAGATGCTTATCTTGTGCCGGACCCTGACTATGGGTACTCACCTTTCGAGGTAGAGCTGGTACAAGTCCAGTACCCTGATCACATATGTGATGAATTCTACGAGAATGCCATGTTGCTATCTTGCTCTGATGGACTTGGGAG GGTTTGGTTTGAAAGCGTTCGGCCAACTCCGTTGAAGCTAGATGGTAACAAAATGAAGAACCAATACAGTTTGAATGGAGAGATGGGTTACAATGGTATGGAGGCATGGGTTCGTGGCTTCAATGAGAGGGAGATTATGATGATGGAGAGTGTTGGCCTTCCTCTATGGAGGGGGATTGTATCGCCTGATGTGTCA CTGCACCTTGAGAATCCATACACTCGCGAGGCTATGGTAACTTTGCGTGCTTTACTGTCTTCCCAGAACATTGGATTTCAGCTGAGGCTATGCAGGATG ATCATGGCTCCTATATCAATCACTAGGGAGTGGTGCATGTACGTCTTTGACATGAAGCTCAAAAGACTCAACGTGCTTGATCCAGTTTATACAGAGCACACCAAGCATCAGTACAGAGACAAGCATTCATCCATAATTTGCAACATGCTTAATGGTTTGAAGCATGTTGGGGCTATGCTTGCTGACGGGTGGAACATGGATATCTCGGATTAG